tacataccggaaaATATGGCGTACctgttaattttttggtgtatctatattgtatacaatatttttcgcttgtatttgttgtatacataccggaaaatatggcatatttgttaattttttggtgtatgaatGTTTTATACTGTATTTTTCGTCTGTatctgttgtatacataccgaaaaatatgatgtatttgtgtaattattggtgtatatgtattcagtttttactcgttgtattcatgaatacaacaagccaatttatgaatacagttggaaaaaaattgttgtattcatgaatacagctaaaaaaaaaatttgaatacACATGTGAGAGCTGGGCTGATTTGCTAAATATTGAAACATTAACTATGCAGCTTGATTAAACCCCAAATATTTGCTATTTATGTAAAATGCCCTTATTTTATCCATCTTCACCCAATTTGACCCAGGTAAACTTTATTGGTATGAGTTAAATCATGACACGTTTATTAATGTaacccattttttatttttcagtcACCTAACTTTGACATAACACGCTCAGTTGCCACCTTTATTAAGGATATCCCTTTATTAATATCCTTTGTCCGATTGTTTCGCAGGGCGACACATTAATTTCTCCTCCCACAGGCCACAGGAATGGGCTGCCAAATTATCTTTCCCTTCTTTttaagttttatgttcttaagcTATTTAAGAAAGATGCAAATAATAAGTGGAAATAAATGTTTCTTAACTTTATAATCAAGTGATGCCATATACGCTAATACAAATAGGGACAAACTACTCAAGAAAAGAGAATATTGAGGGTTGACTTGATAAAATAAGCATGTGCAGGCAAGATGATTTATCAAGAAACATGAAATTATAATACGTTGACGTTATGATACGAAACAATATGCTTGCTTTTCTCATCCTCAACTCCTATAAAAAGAGGAAATGCCTAAGCTAATTCCATAACTCAATACAATTCCAATATTTCAACAACATATTCACATTTCAATTATTCAAAAAGGAAAATGGCGTCATATGCCCACAATGTTGTGGGACTTGGGATTTTCTTGGTAATGCTTGTGGCAATAGTAGAGGCCACTCCTCCTGGAATAGCCTACCATCCAAGCCATTCTCATTGCTCTGATGATGAGATCAAACAATGCAAAAATCTTCCACATGTTTGTCCCAAATTCTGTCCCAATGGTTGCATAACTGAGTGTCGTTCTTGTAAGCCTATTTGCATTGATGGCCCACCTCCACCTCCATATTCCCCTCCTCCATCAAAATCACCTCCCCCTCCTTCTTCCCCTCCTCCATCAACATCACCTCCCCCTCCCTCTTCCCCTCTTCCATCAACATCTCCAAAGAAGAGCAAGTGCAAGAACAAGAAGTACCCGAGTTGTTATAATCAAGAACATACGTGCCCTAGTTCTTGTCCTAGTACTTGTCAAGTTGATTGTGTCTCTTGCAAACCTGTTTGCAGTAAGTTTCTCTTCCACATTTACTCTTTAATTGATTATTTtgatttatataatatatattgaCTATTGTGAATCGAGTTGTGTCTCTTGTCAAATTGAGCTTAATTAGATACATTGTTATAGCATGCATGTTGCTTGATTTATTTTCTAGGTCATCAATTTACTTATTATGAACATATAGTTATCTCTTTAAGTAACCTATAATCTAAAAACTCTTTAAGGATCAAATTTGGTCTCGAAAGACTTTAttaggacaagtaaaagtagttTCTATTCCTAGCTATGAAAGAGCTGTAGGGAccttaataattaattttttggtAGCTAAACCTCTTTAAGGTCAAGTAATTAAATCTCATCGTTATTGACCTATAGTGTCGGAGATTATAAGTCGGTGAAAGTCTGATTTTTCTAGTCATTATTGACTATTAAGGACCTTATTGAATGTTTAGGGACCTTTTTTCATTTCAGTAATCATTTTTCTTATAGTATATACAATTACCGAATGTTGTAATCTATTGGATTACAGGTTGTGACAAGCCGGGAGCAGTTTGCCAAGATCCACGTTTCATTGGTGCAGATGGAATTACCTTCTACTTCCACGGCAAGAAGGATAAAGATTTTTGCCTAGTCTCAGACTCCGACTTCCACATCAATGCCCACTTTATAGGAAAACGAAATGAGAACATGAAAAGAGATTTCACCTGGGTTCAAGCCATCGGTATCCTTTATGGTACTCACAAGATCTCTGTTGGAGCACAAAAAACAGCAACATGGGATGATGCCATCGACCGCCTTTTCCTCAACTTTGATGGTGAAACTATTGCGCTCCCCGACTACGAAGGCGCAAGGTCTTGTTTAATTATATTATGCCTCTTCTCGCATTTgcactaattttttatttttttttaatgagccAAGCAtataattttttcttttacgaaTTTGTACAAATATCCATTTTAGTGCCTTGTATTGGAGGTCAGCCGCTCGTTCAAATCTACTAGTGCCTAGTGGTCTAACGTTCGTAAATGGCTACTTGATATGAAATTTAGAATTCAAAAACTAAAATTTATATCACGAGTCTAATTCGGAACAAGTGAGAAAGCAACAAAAGTGGCAACCTGGTGTAAATAAATTTTGTTTCTGTAGATTTGAACCCAAAATCTCTTGCATGATTGCTTGATACTATGTTGAATTGTGTGTCATCTAAAAGTTTAAGTTTTTAGGAGAGTATATTTTttaattacttaattatattatgTCTCAACAGGTGGCAGTCTGAAACTGGACCAATAGCCTCCATCACTCGAACCAGCGCCACCAATGAAGTTATTATGGAAGTTGAAAATATTTTCAAGATTACAGCAAAGGTGGTGCCTATTACAGAGAAAGAATCCAGAGTTCATAACTATGGCATAACACAAGACGATTGTTTTGCACATCTTGAACTTGGGTTCAAATTTTTCTCACTCAGTGATGAAGTAAGTGGTGTTTTGGGCCAAACTTATAGAAGGAACTATGTGAGTAGAGCGAAGATGGGTGTTTTGATGCCTGTAATGGGAGGTGACAAAGAATTTTCAGCTTCAGCACTCTTTGATGCCGATTGTTCAGTCACTAAGTTTCAAACAGCAAAATCAGAGAATGAGGGTTCATTGAATTTGGAGTTGCCTAGCTTGAGATGCAAAAGTGGGATTTCTGGGCGTGGAGTTGTCTGCAAACGTTAAAATTTCTTGATTAAACATTAATTGTACAAGTGAATAAAGAGTTCACTAGAAAATAAGGTTAATTATAAACCAAGGGAATGTATTAAAACCTATGCTCAATGAAAAAAGTGTATTAAAGTTGGGCGAAAAAGATTTACTTATATTTAACTTCTTTTCAAATAATAAGATCATTgcttttctcttttatttcaaACTAGTTaatttgtccgcgcttcgcgcggttgtgAAAAGAATAAAATAATCATTATTGTAAACAAATTTTGTAAGGAAAATCAATAAAATGGTGGTATTAAAGATTTGTATCCAGGAAAATGCACATTACCATTGATATCAAATTTAAGACTAACTCTAGTAATAATCAACATTAAAAGTAAACAAAAGTACTTacaattttttgaaaaattaCATGAGAAATCCACTCAAGGTTTTCTCCTTTACTTGGTCTAATTGAAAGAAAATCAGGCAAGATCTCTTCGGGGACATGATCcggaaaaagaaggaaaagagaAAACCCAAGAATGCAAAAACATTAAAGAATTCTTTTCTTTATAGTAACCATGCGACCTAGATGAAGAAGGAACATAGTAGTAACTAATATTTGGTCATTTGTATACCGTAAATAAGCGTCCGTTCAATTGCAAGGCCTCAACGATCCTGTCCGGTAAAAAGTGTTCATTCTGCATCCATGCATCGTGGGACAGTGGGACTCCTTGGATTGCTGCCTATGAATTCATGAGAAAGTGCCCATCTCAGCATAAAGCGGCGCATATTTATCTTTTAGGCGTGACTGTTCGGAGAGGCTTTTAGAATTCTGAGCAGGTGCAATTAGTAGAGAATTAATGAATTGACGTTATGAGCTTTTAAAATATTACGTAAATTAAATTAAAAGGAAGAAAAGGCAAAAATCTGTggtaaaagataaatagaaatgctAGCTTTATAGAGTGCCAAATCACCTCTCCCAATGCCCAGCCTTATATATAGACATAGATGGTTGTATTCTCAATTCATGAACAAGCATGCACTAACCAACTACACCACCATCTCGTGTGTCTATCAGCAATCCCTTGTAGTTAGCGAATTGCTTTCTTCCATCTGAAAGTCAGTTTTTCGCTAAAGGCAATCCAGACCGCTATTAGCGATTTTGAATTGCTTAATTTTAGGGATTTTGATCCTGTCAGTGGTGATTTATAGTAGCTATTAGAGATTTGACCTTTGTCATGGGCGATTCTGCACTTCTAAAAGTCGTTACTTAGACAAATTTTCGCTTCTCATTGCACCATTTTGCTTTTGGCATTAATAAACTGCTATTGGGGATTTAAACTGCTATTAGCGATCACTACTAAAAAGCTGCCAAAACAGACGGACTGAAACCGACAGACTACGGATCCTCGGTTTAGGTCGCGTCACTTTTTTAAAATCGACGCAGTCCGCCGGTTAAAACCAATTCGggtatgtaaaaaaaaaaaaaattgatcaaatACTTCTATTGTTTTAATTTATACTCTTAGCAGTTTTGTGCTCTAAAAATCAACGAAATCCTtcggtttattttagaaaatgttataaaatataattataaTTTCTGCGTGAAAAATAAACGACGGAAGTATGTCGGTTTTCtttaaagaaaaaattaaaaattattaaaaaaccGACGCCTTCAATAAACCATCAGTTTTTCCCCTTTTTAGTAGTGGATCTTCGTGGCGCATCTCACTTAACGTCTAAAGTTGCATAATTGTGGCTCTTTTGATCATTTTGTTCATTCTTAAATTTTTGTATTCAATTAAACAACAGCTGCAATCTTAAATCATGCAACTTCTGTAAGAATCTAGTCATATTCATCGCTTAAAGACGACAAATAaaactccctctgtcccaatttatatgacactttttCGCTTTTCgtgagtcaatttgactaaattttaaagctaaattggattaaattaactcaatattttaacattaaaatttatatattttaaaactacatgaaaagtactataaattacaacttttctcatatcaatttgatgaaaaaatacatcttaaaataatGTCAAAGTTCATACCGTTTGAATCTCGGGAAGCGAaaaatgccacataaattgggacagaggaagtaaTAAAGATgcaaataagttggtaaaattcCAACTTATCACCAAGTTCAGAGTATGCTGAGGTATTATACATGCCGATAAATATTTTTGCTGAAAGGAAGCCTAATTAAAATGGCTTACTTCAGATATTGAATGTTTTTCTTAAAAGCACGATATATAATCCATCCATAAAACTAACATACAATTTCCTCCTCTCTTTTTTTCAGttgttaatgttttccatataaaTCATCTTTATTCATAATAAAGCCTCCGCAAGAGCTGCATGCAAAGAGATTTAGTCGAAATGTCTTTTTATGAAGAGATGCTACTGAGGCGAAATCAGAATTTGAAGCTTAGAGTTTGGCAGTCCTTTTAAGGTAGTGgttgttctaaattaataatttatacatattatatGATATTTTAAAGATGAATATGCGATTTAAATCAAAGCTACTAGATTCAGCAAACTGATAATCCGTATTCAACTCCTCCCTGGATCTAGATATAAAAAGATCTGCCTATTTGAAAGGAAACAAGATCTTGTCAGCActgctgcttttttttttttttttttttttttttttgctgcctTGTTATATTTCAAGCAAAAAAGTTCTGTTTTAAATAAAAGCAAAGCCAGCTAGAAGCCCCTATCATTTCTCTCTGGAGCTCTGTCAATTTGTCAAAGAGAACATGTTATATTAATTAAGAACACAAACAAGGGGGTATAGTTCTGTCAAAACATGCAAAAAGGTCAATTACTATTGTGGCATGCAATTCAAAATTCGCCTCTAATCAAAAGTTAATACTCCCCAAGTAACGATAAGAAAGGAAAATGTATGAGTTCGACATTTAATAGAATAGAAGTCACTTTAACCATCATATCAGAAGTAATGTCTACCATTAATATAATTCTAACCATATCAAATTCGAAGTCATTAGGCTAAAATTGATTTATTAGATTCAATGTAATTAGGAAGTACCAGCTTTAAGTTTGATATACACTACCATTTCAGACGCTAATCCCTCATATATAGCAGATTAATTTAGAAGAAAAGGACCAATCTTACCCACCCTCAACATCACCCTTCAATAATACTATAAGCTCTTCACAAGTTAACATATCTCTCCGTTCTATTCGTGAATATTGTATATCGCTTTGTTTGATTGCATCGTAAGGTTCACATACATATGTATTCCATTAGTTATGGATTTAATTAAGTTACTATGACAATGTAAACGACTTTGATACTATTAGTGTATCTAACTTTTTGTTGAACGTAATCACTATATTTTTCAAGGTTACGTAATTACAAATCATGTCTTTTTATGAAAAGTTACGTGTAGTTATCTTTTGAGTAACTTGACATTATAAGTTCATTTATAGTATTGTCGGCGTATAAAAATTAACTAAAATTATTATTTCTCCTAGCTAAATGCAGAGAAATGGACTGCCGAATTATCTTTTATCTTTTTAAGCTACTCCTACTCTAACATTCAAGAAAAGACGCATGCGTGGAATGTATAGATGTGAAAAATATTGTTTCGTTACTCTATGATGAAGTGATGCCATATGCTCATACGAGTAGCGACAAACTAGGTACCATGGGGAAATTGACAGAGAATATTGAGTTTGACTTTATAAAAGAAGCATGTGCAAGATGATTTATCAAGAAACATACAATTATACTAAAAACATTAACATTAAGACACGAAACAATAGTCTCACTTTTCTCATTCCCAACTCCTATAAAATGGGGGTTGTTCCTAAGGAAATCCCATAACTCAATACAATTCCGCTATTTCAACAACATATTCACATTTCAATTATTCAAAAGGAGAATGGCTCGATCATATGCCCACAATGTTGTGGGTGTTGGGATTTTCATGGTAATGCTTGTGGCTATAGTAGAGGCCACTCCTCCTGGAATAGCCAACAACCCAAGTCATTCTCATTGCTCTGATGATGATATCAAACAGTGTAAAAATCTTCCACATGTTTGTCCCAAGTTCTGTCCTAACGGCTGCATAACTGAGTGTCGTTCTTGTAAGCCTATTTGCATTGATGGCCCACCTCCACCTCCCTATTCCCCTCCTCCATCAGCATCACCTCCACCTCCATCTCCTCCATCAACATCTCCCAAGAAGTATAAGTGCAAGAACAAGAAATACCCAAGTTGTTATAATCAAGAACATACTTGCCCTAGTTCTTGCCCTACTACTTGTCAAGTTGATTGTGTCTCTTGCAAACCTGTCTGCAGTAAGTTTCTCTTCCacatatattttcttttaatGAATTTGACTTATATACGCTGAAGCACGATTAACTGATATGTTGTCGGAGTCTATAACAAATCGGTGACAAACTGACTTTTTAGTTGTATTGACTATTAATTTATCTGAACACAGATTGTGACAAGCCTGGAGCAGTTTGCCAAGATCCACGTTTCATTGGTGCAGATGGAATCACTTTTTACTTCCACGGCAAGAAGGACAAAGATTTTTGCTTGGTCTCAGATTCTAATCTCCACATCAATGCCCACTTCATAGGGAAACGAAATGAGAATATGAGGAGAGACTTCACTTGGGTTCAAGCCATCGGTATTCTATATGGTACACACAATATTTCTATTGGAGCACAGAAGACAGCAACATGGGATGATGCTATCGACCGCCTCTCCCTCAACTTCGATGGTGAAACTATTGTTCTCCCCAACAACCAAGGCGAAAGGTAGTGTTTAATTATATTTTATCCCAATAAGTGTGCGTAAATCTTGTTATTTTTTTACTCAAACATGTAACATAATTGACTGATTTGCACTAATATTGACTTTAGTGACCCAGTATTAGAAGTCAGCTACTTTTTCGAAGCTGAAGTACAAACATGACCACTTGGTCTGAAAACTGAAATTCAAAAACCAAAATTCAGATCACGAGTCTAATTGTTAAAAAGAAAAGTGACAACTTTTAAATACAAAGCAACAAAGTGGCCTgtaaataattgtttatatttTATAGATTTGAAGCTCTTGTGCGATTTGATATCATGTTGAATTATACAACCACCTCATCCAAAAACTTAAGTTGTTAGAAAGTGTATACTTTTTAGTAACTTAATTGCATATTATGTTTTAACAGCTGGATGTCTGAATCTGGACCAACAACATACATCACTCGAACCGGCAAGACCAATGAAATTGTAATCGAAGTTGAAAGTATTTTCAAGATTATAGCAAAGGTGGTGCCTATTACAGAGAAAGAATCTAGAGTTCATAACTATGACATAACACAAGACGATTGTTTTGCTCATCTTGAACTTGGATTCAAGTTCTTGTCACTAAGTGATGAAGTGAGTGGTGTTTTGGGTCAAACTTATAGAAGGAACTATGTGAGCAGAGTGAAGATGGGTGCTTTGATGCCTATAATGGGAGGTGACAAGGAATTTTTAGCTTCAGGACTCTTTAATGCTGATTGCTCTGTTGCTAAGTTTCAAGCAGAAAATGAGAATGTGGGTTCGTTGAACAATTTGGAGCTGCCAAGCTTGAAATGCAACAGTGGAATTCATGGACGTGGAGTTGTCTGCAAGCGTTAGAGTTTCTTAACAGATTTAATGAATTGTTGCTCGAATAAAGAGTTAATTGGAAAATAAGGTTAGAAACCAAAGAAATGTATTAAAAACTATGTTCAACGGATATGTATTAAAGCTGGGCAAAAGTAATTACTCACTTATAACATTCTTATCAAATCAGCTCActgttttttcttttatttgggAAAGCTGTACTCTAAAATTCATGGGGAAAAGCAAGAAAAATTTATGGGGTGAGAGAGGCTCGAACTCTCGACCTCAGGATAACTCAGAAGCTATGAGACCTACGCGCTAGCCAACTGCGCCACCACCCCATGGTGCTCTGTTGTTTTCCCTGCTTCATATCTAATCAGATTCTTTGACTTTAAACAATATCTGGCATGTAATTTAAAAGGTAAATTCTCTGAACGAACTAATTCATACTTGAGGTCCTAATGCAAGAAATGAGTACGTATTATCGGTAAATCCAAATGTAATAATATAGgtcaaattcaagatttccatatTAGCGAATAGAAAATTCACAATCTGTATAATTTAGACAGGAGGATAATCATTGAAAGAAAGTAGGGAACCTTttagttttcctttcatttatttttttatctATTTATTTTTCATGTTAAAGTAGAATGTCTTGCTTACTACTCTTATGATTTCATGTTTGCTGATTTTCAAAGTTAAAGTAGGGAACGTGATGAAATATTCGATGAAATGGCAAACTTCCTTTAGAGCATGCTAGGAAGACCTGTAACGGGCCAAGAAGAAGTAAGCCCAGAGTTATGGGCCACACTACTCTGTATAAGGCCACATATGCTTAATATGTCATTATTTTGCGCGGATTgttcttcttttggggtggtctttaattttttttcctcaaattggtagtctttaatttttgcccttcgcctatacttcgaggttctgggttcgagccccagctcagtaaaaaaaaagaaggaatttcgTAAGGCAGagttttacccaaaactctctagagtttgaaactctgtcTGAATCATGCAAAACTCTGTTTTGCGAAACCAAACTCTGCCttgagaatttttttaaaattcttgactgagtggggattcgaacccgaaaccaaagGGTTCTAacgaaggcaaaaattaaagaccaccaatttaatgggcaaaaattaaagaccacccccaaaatAAGGACATTCATGCGAATTGCCCTTATTAGTTGTGTTGATTTCAGGCCTTTGGGCACTTATATTACATACTCAAATATTTCACTTTATCACTAATCAAATAGTGTTATGGAATGGTAAAGGTTCTTCACCCTTGATCAGAGATTTCAACTTTTAGCTTGAATTGAATACAGGGGAGACACACAACCAACTTTTAATGGCACAAATCTAAATTAGTTAGGCTGATGGATTCAGGACACCAGATGCttgaagccaaaaaaaaaaaaacatttgaaaCTAATTGTTTTTACAAGTAATTAACATAAGGGACTTTTATGTTACACAGTAGTGCGACAAagtccacaaaaaaaaaattcccaatcTTTCTTTTTTACAAACTTTAATCTGCATGCAGTGTATAATGTATATTGTCGGTCTGTACACTAATTATATTATACATACACCGAATATACATCAGCGATAGATACAAACTATTGTGGCTAGGCTGTTGAAATATTTTTTAACTAACTAACTAAAATGTTAAGATCACTTAAATAAATGCATAACGATAACGAAAGCCCACTTGAGTATGGAACTTCTAATACTGCATTTCTAATTGCTGTCTCTTTTCACTGCACTGCATGTAAAACTCAACTACACAAGATAAAAAGAAAACATTAatagttatttatgtaagttgtAAGTTGCCCTAAAGAGAAAACATATATAGCGAAGCCTCCAAAAGATGATACTAGATTAAAATTTCAAAGAAAGAAGCTTTCAAATTTGTTTGAAAGTAGACTGAACTTTAATTTGTGTTTTTTCAATCATGGCACAAAAGGACAGTGTCACGGGCACTAAATTTCGACATGTACCATAAGGTAAAGGGAGATGGAATATTATCTTCTAAGTCTAGGTAACAATTTATGGAAATCTTCACATTCCAACTTTTAAATGCTTGTTTGTGGTTTTTACCTTACTATGGAAAATATTCTAGATTGACAAGGTCTTCGTGTTGTCACTATCATTTTCATCTTTATTCCACAGTTGGTCGGACTGTC
The sequence above is a segment of the Lycium barbarum isolate Lr01 chromosome 6, ASM1917538v2, whole genome shotgun sequence genome. Coding sequences within it:
- the LOC132600224 gene encoding uncharacterized protein LOC132600224; this encodes MASYAHNVVGLGIFLVMLVAIVEATPPGIAYHPSHSHCSDDEIKQCKNLPHVCPKFCPNGCITECRSCKPICIDGPPPPPYSPPPSKSPPPPSSPPPSTSPPPPSSPLPSTSPKKSKCKNKKYPSCYNQEHTCPSSCPSTCQVDCVSCKPVCSCDKPGAVCQDPRFIGADGITFYFHGKKDKDFCLVSDSDFHINAHFIGKRNENMKRDFTWVQAIGILYGTHKISVGAQKTATWDDAIDRLFLNFDGETIALPDYEGARWQSETGPIASITRTSATNEVIMEVENIFKITAKVVPITEKESRVHNYGITQDDCFAHLELGFKFFSLSDEVSGVLGQTYRRNYVSRAKMGVLMPVMGGDKEFSASALFDADCSVTKFQTAKSENEGSLNLELPSLRCKSGISGRGVVCKR
- the LOC132600225 gene encoding uncharacterized protein LOC132600225 — its product is MARSYAHNVVGVGIFMVMLVAIVEATPPGIANNPSHSHCSDDDIKQCKNLPHVCPKFCPNGCITECRSCKPICIDGPPPPPYSPPPSASPPPPSPPSTSPKKYKCKNKKYPSCYNQEHTCPSSCPTTCQVDCVSCKPVCNCDKPGAVCQDPRFIGADGITFYFHGKKDKDFCLVSDSNLHINAHFIGKRNENMRRDFTWVQAIGILYGTHNISIGAQKTATWDDAIDRLSLNFDGETIVLPNNQGESWMSESGPTTYITRTGKTNEIVIEVESIFKIIAKVVPITEKESRVHNYDITQDDCFAHLELGFKFLSLSDEVSGVLGQTYRRNYVSRVKMGALMPIMGGDKEFLASGLFNADCSVAKFQAENENVGSLNNLELPSLKCNSGIHGRGVVCKR